In the genome of Drosophila pseudoobscura strain MV-25-SWS-2005 chromosome 3, UCI_Dpse_MV25, whole genome shotgun sequence, one region contains:
- the RIC-3 gene encoding resistance to inhibitors of cholinesterase protein 3 isoform X12, whose translation MPSAATKKRPSVVKEEEGMTPKKTALIIVTVIGCIAILWPKVFHPMMFGSAPPPPPQQQNLKDQRSGAPGGLRQERPAHLHPESIYQAMRERGRAIPATPTVPIVERKSSASNPPPRIVDGRPGPIPGMRPPMGAGALQQPQQRGSSMGFLMPLYTIGIVVFFGYTIMKIAFKKQVPNAPYGPAPSDTGFRQQVFGQQQEHSQVEDLGGTKLGWREHQTIVTAIQGLIDAADEQLNVRDKQRSDTETDLNKQNDNEKTKDQLEKDKEKDKISSNGHANVNTTDQGADPAAKGVKQQQQRKRRDLSAERELTVLGMEVTASCEGGRKWTGRPPTPVFRAPIEHSKLEGNLPEPQSIYLEGALAHDSQILVADAQTKREEVYDTELNGSAEEPAVILSSKMTLSLINLDANQQNGNWGKPEIESPLADDIEIIGHDEQ comes from the exons ATGCCTTCAGCAGCCACGAAGAAACGGCCATCCGTTgtcaaggaggaggagggtatGACGCCCAAGAAGACGGCCCTGATCATTGTCACCGTCATTGGATGCATTGCCATATTGTGGCCAAAGGTTTTCCATCCCATGATGTTCGGTTctgcgccgccgccgcccccccAGCAGCAGAACTTAAAGGATCAGAGGAGCGGGGCACCGGGCG GTCTGCGACAGGAGCGTCCGGCCCACCTACATCCAGAGTCCATATACCAGGCGATGCGGGAGCGTGGACGCGCCATACCTGCCACACCCACCGTGCCCATTGTTGAACGCAAAAGTTCAGCAAGTAATCCGCCCCCGCGCATCGTAGACGGACGG CCTGGTCCCATTCCTGGAATGCGTCCTCCAATGGGAGCCGGAGCTCTGCAACAGCCTCAGCAGCGGGGCAGCAGCATGGGCTTTCTAATGCCCCTCTACACAATCGGAATTGTCGTTTTCTTTGGCTACACGATAATGAAG ATTGCTTTCAAGAAGCAAGTCCCCAATGCACCATACGGACCAGCACCATCGGATACCGGCTTTCGGCAGCAGGTCTTTGGCCAACAACAGGAACACAGCCAGGTGGAGGATTTGGGCGGCACCAAATTGG GCTGGCGAGAACACCAGACAA TTGTAACGGCGATACAAGGTTTGATAGACGCTGCCGATGAGCAATTGAACGTTCGAGACAAGCAGAGGAGTGATACTGAAACTGATTTGAATAAG CAAAACGACAACGAAAAAACGAAAGATCAACTGGAGAAGGACAAGGAGAAGGACAAAATTTCCTCCAATGGGCATGCAAACGTAAACACCACCGACCAGGGTGCGGATCCGGCTGCAAAGGGAgtcaaacagcaacaacagcgaaaGCGTCGGGACCTGAGCGCTGAGCGGGAACTAACG GTACTGGGCATGGAGGTAACAGCCAGTTGCGAGGGCGGCCGCAAATGGACCGGACGCCCTCCAACGCCTGTTTTCCGAGCACCAATCGAACAT TCCAAATTGGAAGGAAACCTACCCGAGCCGCAGTCCATTTACTTGGAAGGCGCTCTGGCACACGATTCTCAGATTTTGGTGGCCGACGCCCAGACCAAGCGCGAGGAGGTCTACGACACTGAGCTCAATGGATCCGCCGAGGAGCCAGCC GTCATTCTTAGCAGTAAGATGACATTATCATTGATTAATTTGGATGCAAATCAACAAAATGGCAATTGGGGCAAACCCGAAATCGAGAGTCCCCTGGCTGATGATATCGAAATAATTGGGCACGACGAGCAATAG
- the RIC-3 gene encoding resistance to inhibitors of cholinesterase protein 3 isoform X6, whose protein sequence is MPSAATKKRPSVVKEEEGMTPKKTALIIVTVIGCIAILWPKVFHPMMFGSAPPPPPQQQNLKDQRSGAPGGLRQERPAHLHPESIYQAMRERGRAIPATPTVPIVERKSSASNPPPRIVDGRPGPIPGMRPPMGAGALQQPQQRGSSMGFLMPLYTIGIVVFFGYTIMKIAFKKQVPNAPYGPAPSDTGFRQQVFGQQQEHSQVEDLGGTKLGIAAVKAKAHEAPTNGRQRSRSRSRSHDEELYNASVSATEVASNLSISLKHHQEQMEKEQLMEIEKLRQKLEDTERAMAKLIAEMNSDQYEAKQNDNEKTKDQLEKDKEKDKISSNGHANVNTTDQGADPAAKGVKQQQQRKRRDLSAERELTVLGMEVTASCEGGRKWTGRPPTPVFRAPIEHSKLEGNLPEPQSIYLEGALAHDSQILVADAQTKREEVYDTELNGSAEEPAVILSSKMTLSLINLDANQQNGNWGKPEIESPLADDIEIIGHDEQ, encoded by the exons ATGCCTTCAGCAGCCACGAAGAAACGGCCATCCGTTgtcaaggaggaggagggtatGACGCCCAAGAAGACGGCCCTGATCATTGTCACCGTCATTGGATGCATTGCCATATTGTGGCCAAAGGTTTTCCATCCCATGATGTTCGGTTctgcgccgccgccgcccccccAGCAGCAGAACTTAAAGGATCAGAGGAGCGGGGCACCGGGCG GTCTGCGACAGGAGCGTCCGGCCCACCTACATCCAGAGTCCATATACCAGGCGATGCGGGAGCGTGGACGCGCCATACCTGCCACACCCACCGTGCCCATTGTTGAACGCAAAAGTTCAGCAAGTAATCCGCCCCCGCGCATCGTAGACGGACGG CCTGGTCCCATTCCTGGAATGCGTCCTCCAATGGGAGCCGGAGCTCTGCAACAGCCTCAGCAGCGGGGCAGCAGCATGGGCTTTCTAATGCCCCTCTACACAATCGGAATTGTCGTTTTCTTTGGCTACACGATAATGAAG ATTGCTTTCAAGAAGCAAGTCCCCAATGCACCATACGGACCAGCACCATCGGATACCGGCTTTCGGCAGCAGGTCTTTGGCCAACAACAGGAACACAGCCAGGTGGAGGATTTGGGCGGCACCAAATTGG GAATTGCAGCAGTTAAGGCGAAGGCGCATGAGGCCCCAACGAATGGAAGACAGCGGAGCCgaagccggagccggagccacgACGAGGAGCTCTACAATGCCAGCGTGTCGGCCACCGAGGTGGCCAGCAATCTGTCTATCTCCCTCAAGCACCACCAGGAGCAGATGGAGAAGGAGCAGCTGATGGAGATTGAGAAGTTGCGCCAGAAGCTCGAGGATACGGAGCGGGCGATGGCCAAGCTGATTGCCGAAATGAACAGCGATCAGTATGAGGCAAAG CAAAACGACAACGAAAAAACGAAAGATCAACTGGAGAAGGACAAGGAGAAGGACAAAATTTCCTCCAATGGGCATGCAAACGTAAACACCACCGACCAGGGTGCGGATCCGGCTGCAAAGGGAgtcaaacagcaacaacagcgaaaGCGTCGGGACCTGAGCGCTGAGCGGGAACTAACG GTACTGGGCATGGAGGTAACAGCCAGTTGCGAGGGCGGCCGCAAATGGACCGGACGCCCTCCAACGCCTGTTTTCCGAGCACCAATCGAACAT TCCAAATTGGAAGGAAACCTACCCGAGCCGCAGTCCATTTACTTGGAAGGCGCTCTGGCACACGATTCTCAGATTTTGGTGGCCGACGCCCAGACCAAGCGCGAGGAGGTCTACGACACTGAGCTCAATGGATCCGCCGAGGAGCCAGCC GTCATTCTTAGCAGTAAGATGACATTATCATTGATTAATTTGGATGCAAATCAACAAAATGGCAATTGGGGCAAACCCGAAATCGAGAGTCCCCTGGCTGATGATATCGAAATAATTGGGCACGACGAGCAATAG
- the RIC-3 gene encoding uncharacterized protein RIC-3 isoform X7 produces the protein MPSAATKKRPSVVKEEEGMTPKKTALIIVTVIGCIAILWPKVFHPMMFGSAPPPPPQQQNLKDQRSGAPGGCCDVVLDREQFMNTTKPDAAVPFGPHLYRKHINLYTGEISLRQERPAHLHPESIYQAMRERGRAIPATPTVPIVERKSSASNPPPRIVDGRPGPIPGMRPPMGAGALQQPQQRGSSMGFLMPLYTIGIVVFFGYTIMKIAFKKQVPNAPYGPAPSDTGFRQQVFGQQQEHSQVEDLGGTKLGWREHQTIVTAIQGLIDAADEQLNVRDKQRSDTETDLNKQNDNEKTKDQLEKDKEKDKISSNGHANVNTTDQGADPAAKGVKQQQQRKRRDLSAERELTVLGMEVTASCEGGRKWTGRPPTPVFRAPIEHSKLEGNLPEPQSIYLEGALAHDSQILVADAQTKREEVYDTELNGSAEEPAVILSSKMTLSLINLDANQQNGNWGKPEIESPLADDIEIIGHDEQ, from the exons ATGCCTTCAGCAGCCACGAAGAAACGGCCATCCGTTgtcaaggaggaggagggtatGACGCCCAAGAAGACGGCCCTGATCATTGTCACCGTCATTGGATGCATTGCCATATTGTGGCCAAAGGTTTTCCATCCCATGATGTTCGGTTctgcgccgccgccgcccccccAGCAGCAGAACTTAAAGGATCAGAGGAGCGGGGCACCGGGCG GCTGTTGTGATGTTGTGCTCGACAGGGAACAGTTCATGAACACGACGAAGCCGGATGCTGCCGTACCGTTTGGGCCCCACCTCTACCGGAAACATATTAACCTGTACACGGGTGAAATAA GTCTGCGACAGGAGCGTCCGGCCCACCTACATCCAGAGTCCATATACCAGGCGATGCGGGAGCGTGGACGCGCCATACCTGCCACACCCACCGTGCCCATTGTTGAACGCAAAAGTTCAGCAAGTAATCCGCCCCCGCGCATCGTAGACGGACGG CCTGGTCCCATTCCTGGAATGCGTCCTCCAATGGGAGCCGGAGCTCTGCAACAGCCTCAGCAGCGGGGCAGCAGCATGGGCTTTCTAATGCCCCTCTACACAATCGGAATTGTCGTTTTCTTTGGCTACACGATAATGAAG ATTGCTTTCAAGAAGCAAGTCCCCAATGCACCATACGGACCAGCACCATCGGATACCGGCTTTCGGCAGCAGGTCTTTGGCCAACAACAGGAACACAGCCAGGTGGAGGATTTGGGCGGCACCAAATTGG GCTGGCGAGAACACCAGACAA TTGTAACGGCGATACAAGGTTTGATAGACGCTGCCGATGAGCAATTGAACGTTCGAGACAAGCAGAGGAGTGATACTGAAACTGATTTGAATAAG CAAAACGACAACGAAAAAACGAAAGATCAACTGGAGAAGGACAAGGAGAAGGACAAAATTTCCTCCAATGGGCATGCAAACGTAAACACCACCGACCAGGGTGCGGATCCGGCTGCAAAGGGAgtcaaacagcaacaacagcgaaaGCGTCGGGACCTGAGCGCTGAGCGGGAACTAACG GTACTGGGCATGGAGGTAACAGCCAGTTGCGAGGGCGGCCGCAAATGGACCGGACGCCCTCCAACGCCTGTTTTCCGAGCACCAATCGAACAT TCCAAATTGGAAGGAAACCTACCCGAGCCGCAGTCCATTTACTTGGAAGGCGCTCTGGCACACGATTCTCAGATTTTGGTGGCCGACGCCCAGACCAAGCGCGAGGAGGTCTACGACACTGAGCTCAATGGATCCGCCGAGGAGCCAGCC GTCATTCTTAGCAGTAAGATGACATTATCATTGATTAATTTGGATGCAAATCAACAAAATGGCAATTGGGGCAAACCCGAAATCGAGAGTCCCCTGGCTGATGATATCGAAATAATTGGGCACGACGAGCAATAG
- the RIC-3 gene encoding resistance to inhibitors of cholinesterase protein 3 isoform X14 encodes MPSAATKKRPSVVKEEEGMTPKKTALIIVTVIGCIAILWPKVFHPMMFGSAPPPPPQQQNLKDQRSGAPGGLRQERPAHLHPESIYQAMRERGRAIPATPTVPIVERKSSASNPPPRIVDGRPGPIPGMRPPMGAGALQQPQQRGSSMGFLMPLYTIGIVVFFGYTIMKIAFKKQVPNAPYGPAPSDTGFRQQVFGQQQEHSQVEDLGGTKLGWREHQTIVTAIQGLIDAADEQLNVRDKQRSDTETDLNKQNDNEKTKDQLEKDKEKDKISSNGHANVNTTDQGADPAAKGVKQQQQRKRRDLSAERELTSKLEGNLPEPQSIYLEGALAHDSQILVADAQTKREEVYDTELNGSAEEPAVILSSKMTLSLINLDANQQNGNWGKPEIESPLADDIEIIGHDEQ; translated from the exons ATGCCTTCAGCAGCCACGAAGAAACGGCCATCCGTTgtcaaggaggaggagggtatGACGCCCAAGAAGACGGCCCTGATCATTGTCACCGTCATTGGATGCATTGCCATATTGTGGCCAAAGGTTTTCCATCCCATGATGTTCGGTTctgcgccgccgccgcccccccAGCAGCAGAACTTAAAGGATCAGAGGAGCGGGGCACCGGGCG GTCTGCGACAGGAGCGTCCGGCCCACCTACATCCAGAGTCCATATACCAGGCGATGCGGGAGCGTGGACGCGCCATACCTGCCACACCCACCGTGCCCATTGTTGAACGCAAAAGTTCAGCAAGTAATCCGCCCCCGCGCATCGTAGACGGACGG CCTGGTCCCATTCCTGGAATGCGTCCTCCAATGGGAGCCGGAGCTCTGCAACAGCCTCAGCAGCGGGGCAGCAGCATGGGCTTTCTAATGCCCCTCTACACAATCGGAATTGTCGTTTTCTTTGGCTACACGATAATGAAG ATTGCTTTCAAGAAGCAAGTCCCCAATGCACCATACGGACCAGCACCATCGGATACCGGCTTTCGGCAGCAGGTCTTTGGCCAACAACAGGAACACAGCCAGGTGGAGGATTTGGGCGGCACCAAATTGG GCTGGCGAGAACACCAGACAA TTGTAACGGCGATACAAGGTTTGATAGACGCTGCCGATGAGCAATTGAACGTTCGAGACAAGCAGAGGAGTGATACTGAAACTGATTTGAATAAG CAAAACGACAACGAAAAAACGAAAGATCAACTGGAGAAGGACAAGGAGAAGGACAAAATTTCCTCCAATGGGCATGCAAACGTAAACACCACCGACCAGGGTGCGGATCCGGCTGCAAAGGGAgtcaaacagcaacaacagcgaaaGCGTCGGGACCTGAGCGCTGAGCGGGAACTAACG TCCAAATTGGAAGGAAACCTACCCGAGCCGCAGTCCATTTACTTGGAAGGCGCTCTGGCACACGATTCTCAGATTTTGGTGGCCGACGCCCAGACCAAGCGCGAGGAGGTCTACGACACTGAGCTCAATGGATCCGCCGAGGAGCCAGCC GTCATTCTTAGCAGTAAGATGACATTATCATTGATTAATTTGGATGCAAATCAACAAAATGGCAATTGGGGCAAACCCGAAATCGAGAGTCCCCTGGCTGATGATATCGAAATAATTGGGCACGACGAGCAATAG
- the RIC-3 gene encoding resistance to inhibitors of cholinesterase protein 3 isoform X15 — protein MPSAATKKRPSVVKEEEGMTPKKTALIIVTVIGCIAILWPKVFHPMMFGSAPPPPPQQQNLKDQRSGAPGGLRQERPAHLHPESIYQAMRERGRAIPATPTVPIVERKSSASNPPPRIVDGRPGPIPGMRPPMGAGALQQPQQRGSSMGFLMPLYTIGIVVFFGYTIMKIAFKKQVPNAPYGPAPSDTGFRQQVFGQQQEHSQVEDLGGTKLVVTAIQGLIDAADEQLNVRDKQRSDTETDLNKQNDNEKTKDQLEKDKEKDKISSNGHANVNTTDQGADPAAKGVKQQQQRKRRDLSAERELTSKLEGNLPEPQSIYLEGALAHDSQILVADAQTKREEVYDTELNGSAEEPAVILSSKMTLSLINLDANQQNGNWGKPEIESPLADDIEIIGHDEQ, from the exons ATGCCTTCAGCAGCCACGAAGAAACGGCCATCCGTTgtcaaggaggaggagggtatGACGCCCAAGAAGACGGCCCTGATCATTGTCACCGTCATTGGATGCATTGCCATATTGTGGCCAAAGGTTTTCCATCCCATGATGTTCGGTTctgcgccgccgccgcccccccAGCAGCAGAACTTAAAGGATCAGAGGAGCGGGGCACCGGGCG GTCTGCGACAGGAGCGTCCGGCCCACCTACATCCAGAGTCCATATACCAGGCGATGCGGGAGCGTGGACGCGCCATACCTGCCACACCCACCGTGCCCATTGTTGAACGCAAAAGTTCAGCAAGTAATCCGCCCCCGCGCATCGTAGACGGACGG CCTGGTCCCATTCCTGGAATGCGTCCTCCAATGGGAGCCGGAGCTCTGCAACAGCCTCAGCAGCGGGGCAGCAGCATGGGCTTTCTAATGCCCCTCTACACAATCGGAATTGTCGTTTTCTTTGGCTACACGATAATGAAG ATTGCTTTCAAGAAGCAAGTCCCCAATGCACCATACGGACCAGCACCATCGGATACCGGCTTTCGGCAGCAGGTCTTTGGCCAACAACAGGAACACAGCCAGGTGGAGGATTTGGGCGGCACCAAATTGG TTGTAACGGCGATACAAGGTTTGATAGACGCTGCCGATGAGCAATTGAACGTTCGAGACAAGCAGAGGAGTGATACTGAAACTGATTTGAATAAG CAAAACGACAACGAAAAAACGAAAGATCAACTGGAGAAGGACAAGGAGAAGGACAAAATTTCCTCCAATGGGCATGCAAACGTAAACACCACCGACCAGGGTGCGGATCCGGCTGCAAAGGGAgtcaaacagcaacaacagcgaaaGCGTCGGGACCTGAGCGCTGAGCGGGAACTAACG TCCAAATTGGAAGGAAACCTACCCGAGCCGCAGTCCATTTACTTGGAAGGCGCTCTGGCACACGATTCTCAGATTTTGGTGGCCGACGCCCAGACCAAGCGCGAGGAGGTCTACGACACTGAGCTCAATGGATCCGCCGAGGAGCCAGCC GTCATTCTTAGCAGTAAGATGACATTATCATTGATTAATTTGGATGCAAATCAACAAAATGGCAATTGGGGCAAACCCGAAATCGAGAGTCCCCTGGCTGATGATATCGAAATAATTGGGCACGACGAGCAATAG
- the RIC-3 gene encoding uncharacterized protein RIC-3 isoform X16, translating to MPSAATKKRPSVVKEEEGMTPKKTALIIVTVIGCIAILWPKVFHPMMFGSAPPPPPQQQNLKDQRSGAPGGCCDVVLDREQFMNTTKPDAAVPFGPHLYRKHINLYTGEISLRQERPAHLHPESIYQAMRERGRAIPATPTVPIVERKSSASNPPPRIVDGRPGPIPGMRPPMGAGALQQPQQRGSSMGFLMPLYTIGIVVFFGYTIMKIAFKKQVPNAPYGPAPSDTGFRQQVFGQQQEHSQVEDLGGTKLGIAAVKAKAHEAPTNGRQRSRSRSRSHDEELYNASVSATEVASNLSISLKHHQEQMEKEQLMEIEKLRQKLEDTERAMAKLIAEMNSDQYEAKMIAMKFLKRQPNF from the exons ATGCCTTCAGCAGCCACGAAGAAACGGCCATCCGTTgtcaaggaggaggagggtatGACGCCCAAGAAGACGGCCCTGATCATTGTCACCGTCATTGGATGCATTGCCATATTGTGGCCAAAGGTTTTCCATCCCATGATGTTCGGTTctgcgccgccgccgcccccccAGCAGCAGAACTTAAAGGATCAGAGGAGCGGGGCACCGGGCG GCTGTTGTGATGTTGTGCTCGACAGGGAACAGTTCATGAACACGACGAAGCCGGATGCTGCCGTACCGTTTGGGCCCCACCTCTACCGGAAACATATTAACCTGTACACGGGTGAAATAA GTCTGCGACAGGAGCGTCCGGCCCACCTACATCCAGAGTCCATATACCAGGCGATGCGGGAGCGTGGACGCGCCATACCTGCCACACCCACCGTGCCCATTGTTGAACGCAAAAGTTCAGCAAGTAATCCGCCCCCGCGCATCGTAGACGGACGG CCTGGTCCCATTCCTGGAATGCGTCCTCCAATGGGAGCCGGAGCTCTGCAACAGCCTCAGCAGCGGGGCAGCAGCATGGGCTTTCTAATGCCCCTCTACACAATCGGAATTGTCGTTTTCTTTGGCTACACGATAATGAAG ATTGCTTTCAAGAAGCAAGTCCCCAATGCACCATACGGACCAGCACCATCGGATACCGGCTTTCGGCAGCAGGTCTTTGGCCAACAACAGGAACACAGCCAGGTGGAGGATTTGGGCGGCACCAAATTGG GAATTGCAGCAGTTAAGGCGAAGGCGCATGAGGCCCCAACGAATGGAAGACAGCGGAGCCgaagccggagccggagccacgACGAGGAGCTCTACAATGCCAGCGTGTCGGCCACCGAGGTGGCCAGCAATCTGTCTATCTCCCTCAAGCACCACCAGGAGCAGATGGAGAAGGAGCAGCTGATGGAGATTGAGAAGTTGCGCCAGAAGCTCGAGGATACGGAGCGGGCGATGGCCAAGCTGATTGCCGAAATGAACAGCGATCAGTATGAGGCAAAG ATGATTGCCATGAAGTTTCTCAAGCGGCAGCCAAATTTctaa
- the RIC-3 gene encoding uncharacterized protein RIC-3 isoform X8 has protein sequence MPSAATKKRPSVVKEEEGMTPKKTALIIVTVIGCIAILWPKVFHPMMFGSAPPPPPQQQNLKDQRSGAPGGCCDVVLDREQFMNTTKPDAAVPFGPHLYRKHINLYTGEISLRQERPAHLHPESIYQAMRERGRAIPATPTVPIVERKSSASNPPPRIVDGRPGPIPGMRPPMGAGALQQPQQRGSSMGFLMPLYTIGIVVFFGYTIMKIAFKKQVPNAPYGPAPSDTGFRQQVFGQQQEHSQVEDLGGTKLVVTAIQGLIDAADEQLNVRDKQRSDTETDLNKQNDNEKTKDQLEKDKEKDKISSNGHANVNTTDQGADPAAKGVKQQQQRKRRDLSAERELTVLGMEVTASCEGGRKWTGRPPTPVFRAPIEHSKLEGNLPEPQSIYLEGALAHDSQILVADAQTKREEVYDTELNGSAEEPAVILSSKMTLSLINLDANQQNGNWGKPEIESPLADDIEIIGHDEQ, from the exons ATGCCTTCAGCAGCCACGAAGAAACGGCCATCCGTTgtcaaggaggaggagggtatGACGCCCAAGAAGACGGCCCTGATCATTGTCACCGTCATTGGATGCATTGCCATATTGTGGCCAAAGGTTTTCCATCCCATGATGTTCGGTTctgcgccgccgccgcccccccAGCAGCAGAACTTAAAGGATCAGAGGAGCGGGGCACCGGGCG GCTGTTGTGATGTTGTGCTCGACAGGGAACAGTTCATGAACACGACGAAGCCGGATGCTGCCGTACCGTTTGGGCCCCACCTCTACCGGAAACATATTAACCTGTACACGGGTGAAATAA GTCTGCGACAGGAGCGTCCGGCCCACCTACATCCAGAGTCCATATACCAGGCGATGCGGGAGCGTGGACGCGCCATACCTGCCACACCCACCGTGCCCATTGTTGAACGCAAAAGTTCAGCAAGTAATCCGCCCCCGCGCATCGTAGACGGACGG CCTGGTCCCATTCCTGGAATGCGTCCTCCAATGGGAGCCGGAGCTCTGCAACAGCCTCAGCAGCGGGGCAGCAGCATGGGCTTTCTAATGCCCCTCTACACAATCGGAATTGTCGTTTTCTTTGGCTACACGATAATGAAG ATTGCTTTCAAGAAGCAAGTCCCCAATGCACCATACGGACCAGCACCATCGGATACCGGCTTTCGGCAGCAGGTCTTTGGCCAACAACAGGAACACAGCCAGGTGGAGGATTTGGGCGGCACCAAATTGG TTGTAACGGCGATACAAGGTTTGATAGACGCTGCCGATGAGCAATTGAACGTTCGAGACAAGCAGAGGAGTGATACTGAAACTGATTTGAATAAG CAAAACGACAACGAAAAAACGAAAGATCAACTGGAGAAGGACAAGGAGAAGGACAAAATTTCCTCCAATGGGCATGCAAACGTAAACACCACCGACCAGGGTGCGGATCCGGCTGCAAAGGGAgtcaaacagcaacaacagcgaaaGCGTCGGGACCTGAGCGCTGAGCGGGAACTAACG GTACTGGGCATGGAGGTAACAGCCAGTTGCGAGGGCGGCCGCAAATGGACCGGACGCCCTCCAACGCCTGTTTTCCGAGCACCAATCGAACAT TCCAAATTGGAAGGAAACCTACCCGAGCCGCAGTCCATTTACTTGGAAGGCGCTCTGGCACACGATTCTCAGATTTTGGTGGCCGACGCCCAGACCAAGCGCGAGGAGGTCTACGACACTGAGCTCAATGGATCCGCCGAGGAGCCAGCC GTCATTCTTAGCAGTAAGATGACATTATCATTGATTAATTTGGATGCAAATCAACAAAATGGCAATTGGGGCAAACCCGAAATCGAGAGTCCCCTGGCTGATGATATCGAAATAATTGGGCACGACGAGCAATAG
- the RIC-3 gene encoding resistance to inhibitors of cholinesterase protein 3 isoform X13: MPSAATKKRPSVVKEEEGMTPKKTALIIVTVIGCIAILWPKVFHPMMFGSAPPPPPQQQNLKDQRSGAPGGLRQERPAHLHPESIYQAMRERGRAIPATPTVPIVERKSSASNPPPRIVDGRPGPIPGMRPPMGAGALQQPQQRGSSMGFLMPLYTIGIVVFFGYTIMKIAFKKQVPNAPYGPAPSDTGFRQQVFGQQQEHSQVEDLGGTKLVVTAIQGLIDAADEQLNVRDKQRSDTETDLNKQNDNEKTKDQLEKDKEKDKISSNGHANVNTTDQGADPAAKGVKQQQQRKRRDLSAERELTVLGMEVTASCEGGRKWTGRPPTPVFRAPIEHSKLEGNLPEPQSIYLEGALAHDSQILVADAQTKREEVYDTELNGSAEEPAVILSSKMTLSLINLDANQQNGNWGKPEIESPLADDIEIIGHDEQ; encoded by the exons ATGCCTTCAGCAGCCACGAAGAAACGGCCATCCGTTgtcaaggaggaggagggtatGACGCCCAAGAAGACGGCCCTGATCATTGTCACCGTCATTGGATGCATTGCCATATTGTGGCCAAAGGTTTTCCATCCCATGATGTTCGGTTctgcgccgccgccgcccccccAGCAGCAGAACTTAAAGGATCAGAGGAGCGGGGCACCGGGCG GTCTGCGACAGGAGCGTCCGGCCCACCTACATCCAGAGTCCATATACCAGGCGATGCGGGAGCGTGGACGCGCCATACCTGCCACACCCACCGTGCCCATTGTTGAACGCAAAAGTTCAGCAAGTAATCCGCCCCCGCGCATCGTAGACGGACGG CCTGGTCCCATTCCTGGAATGCGTCCTCCAATGGGAGCCGGAGCTCTGCAACAGCCTCAGCAGCGGGGCAGCAGCATGGGCTTTCTAATGCCCCTCTACACAATCGGAATTGTCGTTTTCTTTGGCTACACGATAATGAAG ATTGCTTTCAAGAAGCAAGTCCCCAATGCACCATACGGACCAGCACCATCGGATACCGGCTTTCGGCAGCAGGTCTTTGGCCAACAACAGGAACACAGCCAGGTGGAGGATTTGGGCGGCACCAAATTGG TTGTAACGGCGATACAAGGTTTGATAGACGCTGCCGATGAGCAATTGAACGTTCGAGACAAGCAGAGGAGTGATACTGAAACTGATTTGAATAAG CAAAACGACAACGAAAAAACGAAAGATCAACTGGAGAAGGACAAGGAGAAGGACAAAATTTCCTCCAATGGGCATGCAAACGTAAACACCACCGACCAGGGTGCGGATCCGGCTGCAAAGGGAgtcaaacagcaacaacagcgaaaGCGTCGGGACCTGAGCGCTGAGCGGGAACTAACG GTACTGGGCATGGAGGTAACAGCCAGTTGCGAGGGCGGCCGCAAATGGACCGGACGCCCTCCAACGCCTGTTTTCCGAGCACCAATCGAACAT TCCAAATTGGAAGGAAACCTACCCGAGCCGCAGTCCATTTACTTGGAAGGCGCTCTGGCACACGATTCTCAGATTTTGGTGGCCGACGCCCAGACCAAGCGCGAGGAGGTCTACGACACTGAGCTCAATGGATCCGCCGAGGAGCCAGCC GTCATTCTTAGCAGTAAGATGACATTATCATTGATTAATTTGGATGCAAATCAACAAAATGGCAATTGGGGCAAACCCGAAATCGAGAGTCCCCTGGCTGATGATATCGAAATAATTGGGCACGACGAGCAATAG